The Megalops cyprinoides isolate fMegCyp1 chromosome 12, fMegCyp1.pri, whole genome shotgun sequence genome contains a region encoding:
- the LOC118787057 gene encoding glutaminyl-peptide cyclotransferase — MTREAGRRSRGGVMCSAYCAEMVERGRSASMYFIYVVGICVTLVSRINGQTGKLPWTQEKLYHKASILSPADITKVLSHTNLDRMWQKDLRPMLVPRYPSSAGSQSVQQHIQSTLGALTAGWAVEADPFQAHTPYGAMTFTNIIATLDPAAKRRLVLACHYDSKYYPPQWHGREFLGATDSAVPCAMLLELARALDQELKTLKGSGMDLTLQLLFFDGEEALFQWSASDSLYGSRHLAQKMQSTAHPPGATNTNQLHGIDLFVLLDLIGAPTPRFGNQFPNTARWLSRLQNIERRLHSMGQLEEHPNEVQYFWPGLPVGPVEDDHKPFLNRGVRVLHLIPTPFPAVWHTFDDNEQNLDRATIQNLNKIIQVFVLEYLKV; from the exons ATGACCCGAGAAGCTGGGAGACGGAGCCGAGGCGGCGTAATGTGCTCAGCGTATTGCGCGGAGATGGTTGAACGGGGCCGGAGCGCCAGCATGTACTTCATTTATGTGGTGGGCATTTGTGTTACCCTCGTCAGCCGGATCAATGGACAGACGGGCAAATTGCCGTGGACGCAGGAAAAG CTGTATCACAAGGCCAGCATCCTGAGCCCTGCTGACATCACCAAGGTGCTGTCGCACACCAACCTGGACCGCATGTGGCAGAAGGACCTTCGGCCGATGCTGGTGCCCCGGTACCCGAGCTCCGCCGGGAGCCAATCAGTGCAGCAG CACATCCAGAGCACCCTGGGGGCTCTGACGGCAGGCTGGGCCGTGGAGGCGGACCCCTTCCAAGCCCACACCCCGTACGGGGCCATGACCTTCACCAACATCATCGCCACCCTCGACCCGGCCGCCAAGCGCCGCCTGGTGCTGGCCTGCCACTACGACTCCAAGTACTACCCTCCGCAGTGGCACGGGCGCGAGTTCCTGGGTGCCACCGACTCGGCAGTGCCCTGCGCCatgctgctggagctggccaGGGCCCTGGACCAGGAGCTCAAGACGCTGAAG ggctCGGGGATGGATCTCACCTTGCAACTGCTTTTCTTTGATGGTGAGGAGGCGCTGTTCCAGTGGAGTGCCTCCGACTCTCTGTACGGCTCCCGTCACCTGGCCCAGAAGATGCAGAGCACGGCGCACCCGCCCGGCGCCACCAACACCAACCAGCTGCACGGCATC GACTTGTTTGTGTTGCTGGACCTGATCGGCGCCCCAACCCCACGCTTCGGGAACCAGTTCCCCAACACAGCCAGGTGGCTGAGCAGACTACAGAACATCG AACGCCGGTTGCACTCTATGGGGCAGCTGGAGGAACACCCGAATGAGGTCCAGTACTTCTGGCCCGGCCTGCCAGTGGGTCCGGTGGAGGACGATCACAAGCCTTTCCTGAACAGAG ggGTGCGAGTCCTCCACCtcatccccacccccttccccgcAGTGTGGCACACCTTCGACGACAACGAGCAGAACCTGGACCGGGCCACCATCCAGAACCTCAACAAGATCATACAGGTGTTCGTGCTGGAGTACCTGAAGGTGTGA